In Citrus sinensis cultivar Valencia sweet orange chromosome 3, DVS_A1.0, whole genome shotgun sequence, the sequence aaagttgaaatacGTATGACATTGATTTACAGACAGGGAGAAAGCCTAGTGGACTATGTGGTGCTGCACTGTACGTATCTGCACTGACACATGGCCTCAAGTTTTCCAAGTCGGACATTGTAAGTAAAGGTCACAGTCTGATTTTACTTTTTGATTTGATGATGGCATATAAGGTTAACTGctacatttctttttgttttatttttttttcctagtgAAATATTTTGCATTCAGAATGGATGGAATATCATTTGCTTTATACTGCCAAGATTATAATGCTGAATGTTTTTCTACAAGTTCTGTCATGGATGCTATGTTTTTCTTATCGGAATGTTTCTTTCCTGATTTTATGTCTTCCTACATTTTAATCCTGCTagaattttctctttcatACTCTCTCctttttacttgtttattgTGCAGGTACTCTAACGTTTGACATTTAATCTTTTAACCCTATCTACTTGATGCATGTTATAAATATTCATCAGGTCAAGATTGTGCATATATGTGAAGCAACATTGATGAAGCGGTTGATTGAATTTGAGAATACGGATTCTGGAAGCTTAACAGTATGTTTGTTGCAATATGCTTTACATAAAGCTTAACTATCTtgaacatgaaaatataaatgcaaTGTTTCAGGGTATTGATGTTTGAATAAGGTTATAAATCTAGGATTAATATATGTTCTTCTGAACTTATGATGCAATTTTTAGCAAGTTAAGgtttttattaagatttttattttatgacatCTGATGAATTGCATGTAATATAGTTATCATCAGTTAAAGAGTGAGTCGATTTGAGTGGGAATGCTAATTTAGGAGTTATGGTCAAGTTTTGTACTTAGAATATAGCTGTAAGTTTAGCAGTTGCCGCAGATTAGGGGTATATTCAGAATTTAGTCAAGTTTGATTTGAGTTATTTGGTCTTCAACTCATTTTTAGTTGAAACCTGAATCTATTGAATGTACCTAGAGGTCAAAAGATTAAATCCCTTTTCGGTTACGTACGTGACATATTACATCACACAGGTTTCCTAACTACTGGGTTGTATGTCCTGCTTTAGTCCCCAGTTCAACTGAGGATGTCTgggttttaaaagaaaagaaaacaaagaaagaaaaattgttgGCAGTTGAAAGTAACTTGCTTTGATTATCTCTCTGGTTATTTAACCGAGCTTACTTACAGCTTTCCCTTGCTTAGTCTATGTAATATGTATATTAAGCTTATCAAAAATAAACTTGGTTTACCTCTTGCAGATTTAGGCATACTCTAGAAAGCCTTGCTTGTTTCATGCTTGTATACATAGATTCCCTATCTCTAATTCCCAGACTTATTTTACCAAGATTCTTCATGAATCGTGCGACCTTTTAGATCAAAGTTTAACTCTGATCCCTATCAAAGTACTGTTACTCTAAGATCTCTGAAGAGCTATGTCACATATGGTAAAACTGCTAGGATGTTGACTGTATTCTTGTAATGTTTTGTACTTTGGGTTGTGTAATTTTTAGACTTTAACTCATGGACATGTGTTTTCTGCTTGGTCAGAATTAACTTCTAGTTAAGATCCGTCGCTCATATAGTTAACCTAGAAAATCAATTGTGATGCACTAAATCACTTGGGAATTATAGAAGACATCTTAACTTTTAATTCCTTTTCCTCTTTGACTTAAAGTGATATTAGGCTATTTTAACAGAGCTTAATTGATGAATATAAGACTGATGTTAATGTGTTCTTTGTTATTCGATTTTGTAGTTCctatttttctcaatttattcTTTGATTTATTGATACATAGGTTTTGATAATTGTGTGATCataatatttcttaaaaatttccACATTTATTTTCCATGTTGCTAGATTGAAGATTTCATGGCTAGGAAGAAGGAGCTTCATGAAGGTGTCGCAGCCAACCTCCCAAATAATGGGCCAAAAGTATCTGGCATGAATGAGGTTCTTTGCAAACACAAGGATACTGGCAAACCTTTTGCCTGTGGACTCTGTAGAAGTTGTTATGAAGAAGTAAGCTCACATCCCTTCTCCTAACTTTTCTCTTCTCATCTTATGACCATCAgtttgatacaaatttataaCATTGAGTATCATGATCCATGTTTTTACTGGTTGCTGCAGTTCATGACAATTTCTGAAGGACTCGAGGGAGGAGCAGATCCCCCAGCTTTCCAGGTTgccgagagagagagaatggtCAAAGCATCTGCTGAGGAAAATTCAAGTGTAAGTATTATTACAGCACCTTGCTAGAGGCTAAACAACAATGAGCAATTACGTGTACCCCCTACTgcattttttctgttttggtTTTTCTAGCCCACTCTCTCTTGATATGCATTTCAACCATTTTGAATTCTTTATTGTTCATGTTTTTAGTGTTCGGTGCATTCTTTTGTTATTTGGTTTATACTGATTCATCTCCACGATTTCTAATGGCTTGTCAGCAaaataaattctctttttcattttggtttgtttttgGTAGTTTGAGAGAGAATCAGACAGCCCATTTATGAGCAGAGTTGATAAAGTACAGTCCCCTGAGCCTGAAAGTATTGGCAAGTTAATCCTATCTATTTTTGTGAAGCATTATTGCTTATCTGGTTTCATTTTTGCAATGTTAATTGTGAGAACTCTTCTTCCAAAAATGTAATGTTTCAGGGGTTCCAGAAAATGGTACTACACAGACAGCCAGTAATGAGGGTGAGGGTGACCATACTAAAACACCTGGAGTTGATGCTACCACTGAGGCTTCAGATGGATCGGACAACTTTTCtgatattgatgattttgaggTGCACAATTAAGTTCTATTCTCATTTCATGTAATTTCTTTGGCTTCTCATTGATATTTGGATAATTATTCAATTCCTACCATGTTACACAGGTTGATGGCTATCTTCATAATGAGGAGGAGAAGcattataaaaagataatttggGAAGAAATGAACCGAGAGTATCTTGAGGTGACATGAatcttattttgttaaaaccCAAGGTTCTGCTAAGCTTATTTTACACTCACTCATCTGCCACCCTTAAGATTCATGATGTGGCACATAAATCAAGTGATTTTCTTCATAATGTAAGAGGCCATTCTTTAAACTTATgggtttaaaattttagagcCTTCATTGTTTCTTATTGGTTGTAAGACACAAACCTCTTCCTTACTTTAGTGATTAATAGTGTGTTACTATTGAGGTAAATTTAGCTGGTAATTCATTGCACTATAAACTTTTGCAGGAACAAGCTGCTAAGGAAGCAGCTGCAGCAGCTGCTAAAGCTGCTTTAGAGGCCAGTTACAAGAACTGCCCAGAGGGCTTGCAAGCTGCACAGGAGCTTGCCGCTGCTGCAGCTGCGGCTGTTGCAAAATCAAGAAAGGTGATCTTCTTGACATCGTGAAGACAGATACATGATTCTGTTGTGCTAGACTATATTCCATCCATTCCTTATCTCTTctatcatttaaataattaaacaagaaGTACTATTTAGTCAGAGGCCGTCTTAAAACTCTGTATTTTGACCTCTTTCTCATGACCACTCGATTTCAGGAAAAGCAACAGAAACGAGCTGCAGAAGCGAAAAATTCTGGTCCTGCTCAAACTGCTCTAGAAGCTACTCGCAGGATGCTAACTAAAAAGGTACCACATCAGACTGAAACTCTTTATGTTTCCTGGAACAATTTCAATAGCTGGACTTTCTCTTTATCTGCTGTGTGATAAACAAAATTAGGCTTCAGCTTTTCCTGAGCTGATTTGTTTGTCTCCCCTATGCGGCCTATAGATTTATAATAATCTTGATAACCATTGTTAAAGTGAAGTGGCATGTGGTATGTGGATGTGCTTGAGAGTTCATTATATAGTCAACTTGGTTGTATCAACCATGTTGCTTGAGTTCCTTATTAATGGTATCAATGTGATTTTTTTGCAGAGACTCAGCTCAAAAATCAACTATGATGTACTGGAGAAACTTTTTGATGATTCTGTATGTCTTTATTCTATCTCCATTTGTCTCTATGACCTggatttttcttgttttaccCCGTCTTGAATCGCCTCATTCAGATTGGTAATAGACCtacatttttgctttttatcCATTTGCTGCATCATCATTGATTCCAAACCTTCTAGTTAAAGGTTATGCAGTTGTCTATAACTGACGTCCAATGGTATTGATTTATTGGGTTGGTATGACAAGAACCtagaaaagaattattaaaaaaaaaattcttggacTAGAGAGAGTTAGGAAAGGCTAAAGAATGTTTACTAGGCACCACAATCTAGAATCTTAAAACTGAATGACAACGATAAATTTTCAGCAAATGGATTTAGATAACAGGTAGATAATTTATACTTTGTGTTAGGATACTGTATTGCCAGAAAATTAGATGCTACTTGTGGTCTCACTTGTGCACCTGCATCACattgtcataattttttctgtggaatataaaattgttttgGTAATAACTGTTTCTTTAATACCATAGGTTCTtgggaaataatttttccctGGTTAAGAATCTCTTAATTCATGTTTGTGATGAAGATGCTTAAAGTTCTGTATTATTATTGGTCTTTGAAGAATTGACAATAGCCAAGACTGCTACAAAATCCTATGCATAATATAGCTTTTTATGCATGTAGTAGCATTCTCAGAtgagaaaatcaaatttgcaaTCTTAATATCCTTCAACCTGTATTGATGTGGTGAagcttcttctctcttttttctttaaaaatatctttttgcGGAAATTGACTCTCAAAAGATTACAATTGAATCATAAGTTAGTGTTCGTACACAATGCCCCCTTCCTCTTTCTGTACCAGACTCTCTGCAATTGAGTGCTCAGTGCCAATTGCTGTTGACATCAACaattagaaattgaaaaattggaGATTGGCACTTGCATTTGTTCATCTGTAATATTTTGGTTTGTAacaaaatttcagaatttatgAAAGCATGTGCTTCTGGCAATTGAGTTAAGGTCTAACCTctgaatttgaatattattttgtctAAATTCCCTTGCAGGTGACTTCAGAGAATCCCAAGAAAAAACGAACTGACTCGCATTCTGATTATGATGACAAGTTTCCCAATAATGGGAAAAAAGAGCATGAATCAGAGGACTTAGGGCCAGAAGGTGATTTTGATGCCAATGGAGATGTTGGAGAAGCATACGAAAATGAACTGGATTATGGAAACGTAGACGAAGCTTACGATTTCGATGATGGTTATGATTACGATGGGTTCTGAATAACTTGGAAAAGCAGTTTGTTCTGTCGATGTTTCCTGGATCTATCTTGGATAAGTAAAACGAAGAAAGAACAGTCTTTGAAAATTGTCGGAGCTGATAGCCATCGACCAGTGCTCTGTCCACGGTGTCTCCCTTCACAATCATCGTGATTCTTTATGCAGCTTCATATTGCTGCTCCACTGTGTATGCTGTAACATGTTCTGATGTGCgagttttgttttaatatcattctttttattactTGACACACTTAGAAATGAACCTAAGATGTACTTGATCCGATCTTAACCAATAGCTGTTGTATTTAATCTGATACTTGAGTATTGTGCAGAGGTCAAGACGTCAAGTTTTGTGACATTTAGAACCCCAGTTGTTATCAATATATGTAGATTGACTATTTTTTACACAGTGTGCAATTCTATTCATCAAAGATCTGCTTAAAAATGAACTGGCAGTTTAATTCAGTAGCTTAtcatttcactattgtttctTCGTGTTGTCAAAAGAGCTAAAAATCTCTTAATAACCAAGtcgatttaaatttttatacataCATTGATAAGCATACATACAACCCTCCCACcccccaaaataaaaaataaaaaattgtagtaCTCCTTGGAGGTGGAGCTTCATCTAAGATTTCCATATCTTGTAATTAATTGTTTGGCTCCATTTCAGGTTTGTTAATTGGGTTGGTTTTACAGATGGTGCTCAAATAAAGTGATGACTAAGAGAATAAAACTGACacgagaagaaaagaaagaaagcaaagCTTAATAGGATTTGGCCTTTGCGCAGACGAGAACAATCAGCTGACAAAGCATCCACAATAGGAGTTGCATTTATCAATTCACCACCACTAAGGCACTAAGGCTTAAAGCTGCTGCCGCAACAACACACATGTCATAACATGCACATCATGCAGAGGCAGACCAATTGATAAAAGCAGTTTAGTGACAAGTGTTTGACGTGAGCACTCACTATTTCTATGAGAAGGATTTTCCattatgaatgaaaatatattttcaacaGCTTATAAGAATAATTAGGGCGCGCCCACCGTTACTTATATGGACacagataaaattttaataagccCTTTTAATCTTTCATGAAATATTTGTTGGTTCAAAatgataagatttttcttttttttttttaacaaagcaCCCATTAGTCAGGTGATAAACTAAggtgttgtttgttttttaggTGAAAtctgaatttaattattttttttcagacatttgtttattttaagttgtttgtttttttttaatttatcacttattgttagataattttatctgaatagaaaaaataaaaaaagtccACTTTTTATCTTAAGTTTGAaatctaaatgaaaattttcaatttcaaatctcaaaaatacccttaacaatttatgtatttccaatattatatataaacctaatattttttgtattattcttgaagttatttttttaattgctttaaatttttattcatatgaTACATtaactaaactaaaatattgaacaaatcaaattatgtccgttgtgatgaatcaaaaataaaataacaatgctgactttatgataaaatttgatgtttcattacatcttttattaaaaatttaaattaagatcaacaatgatagtatttttttaatgctaccAAACTAATTAACctgtgaaaattataaattgtgaAGAACAAATATGTGCatcacttaaaatgatatttatttcaaactATTAGTTTTTAAGTTTTCCTCTTcagatgttgaaaaaaaaaaacaaacatgttaTTCAGACATTTTCATTCAGACTTATTCAGATTTCAACTAAATTCAGACCTATTcagattttagataaaaaaacaaatgcaaCCCAAATCTTTTATCACATAAGTGGTTTGAGTGGTATGTGTGTATTaatatgtgatattttttttcaatcatttGAAGTACATTCAACTTGTTCTAAATTTAGATATTCAAACCTCATCATTTCATGAAGTTATGATAAATTCATGCTTAAaatatatgaagaaaaaataaaaactgataAGGTCTTTCAGGATGCTTTAAGTGGTTTATCCTTTATCCTCATCTTTTCAGGTGATCCTtcttatttatgattatatattGCTTAACtgaaattattcaataattctaatttatCCTTGGATGATACGAAAATTCACGTGTGAGTGACGACTTGAtccggttttttttttttgggggggtcCCACAAGGAAATAATGAATCAACTGAACTATTCTACGACACAAATGATTTTAGAAATTAgcttttataattattgttgaatAATTATGGGTTGGGATACCAAGCTTCATCCCAAATGCCATGGCACTTGACATATCACTCCCTCCTTGGTGctgtaaaattatttcattaatgatTCTCATTATGTGTTATCAAACATATAGTgacatttcattattttcttaaaagatcttacttttttaataatttatgagATTTCactaattgaatttattaatattcaaaacttctttatatatatatataatttatgcaTTTTATATGATAATCATGCCTTATATAATGGATCTTTCTAATAAATCAAAGTAATAATGGATGATATTCTAAgattttatctcaaattatgTCTTAATTTTCAAGTCAATTAAATGTATTATCCCACAATCCAGTTGATAAATACCACATTATTTGAgacattgtttctttttcaaacttttaataattaatgattctTTTCCAGAGTACAGACATTACAATACACAGACACATGTTAATGACAATGTACCTAACAACCTTATAGCGGATTTAATTTTCAGCCCTCTCGCAAACTTCGTCATCATCTGTATATGAAGGAAGGTGACACTCGAAGAAAGCATCCAACAAGCTTTACTATTGTTTCATTgcaaagtctaatttaaatccgCAAGTCAGCACCAATTagaacaattaataataaaaaatttatatatatatataaagagaggaaagggagagagagagaaaatctCACAGTACCCCACAGGATCGAAACCTCACTATTAAGAGAATCCAATAGAGAAATCCTGCACTGAGGCTGACGGAACCAAACGAGGGTTACAGGTAAGAATCGTACAACCAAGAAAGATTTCTATTTACTAGTGcacaatttaattatcatttaagAAGGACAAGTTTCAGAGGGATTCTGTGAATGTGGCCATGCATCTTGTGTAAAggaaataaaatgttgcaaCACGTGTGTccttttaaaagtaaatggGCAGGggccaaaaatgaaaaaaattgaatgatgCAATGCAACTTGTGGACAGTTGACTGTCTCACATCTAATCTTCGAAGATAACATGATCCTGCCACCAATCGTCACTCAAAACATGAGCAACACCAATTGAGAGTTCCCTCAATGTATGCAACTCtatattaattatcaaattgaAGCTTCACATCATAAAATGACAATGATTTTTCCAGCTAATAAATTTTGATCGATGCCTTGTTGTTATAGGTATCTGATGTCACAATGCACTTATTTAGAAGAATCAAGCACCGTATATATTAggaaaattaacttaatagCTCTAATATCtcgacaaaaaaaaaaaaattagctaaaATAGATGTATGACGGTCCATATCAGATAACATGCTATTTGTTACTTGTAcattatgttaattaatatctTGTAATCAAGCTTACAG encodes:
- the LOC102618916 gene encoding uncharacterized protein LOC102618916 isoform X1, which produces MVWCSSCARHVTGHRPYDSQLCCDRCGKVLEDHNFSTEATFVKNAAGQSQLSGNFVRTIQSEYGASRERLMEKAFDDMRQMKNALNIGESDEIVHVAKRFYGIAVARNFTKGRRTEQVQASCLYLACRQKSKPFLLIDFSNYLNINVYELGAVYLQLCQVLYIADESNVLKQVDPSIFLHKFTDRLLPGGNKKVCDTARDILASMKRDWITTGRKPSGLCGAALYVSALTHGLKFSKSDIVKIVHICEATLMKRLIEFENTDSGSLTIEDFMARKKELHEGVAANLPNNGPKVSGMNEVLCKHKDTGKPFACGLCRSCYEEFMTISEGLEGGADPPAFQVAERERMVKASAEENSSFERESDSPFMSRVDKVQSPEPESIGVPENGTTQTASNEGEGDHTKTPGVDATTEASDGSDNFSDIDDFEVDGYLHNEEEKHYKKIIWEEMNREYLEEQAAKEAAAAAAKAALEASYKNCPEGLQAAQELAAAAAAAVAKSRKEKQQKRAAEAKNSGPAQTALEATRRMLTKKRLSSKINYDVLEKLFDDSVTSENPKKKRTDSHSDYDDKFPNNGKKEHESEDLGPEGDFDANGDVGEAYENELDYGNVDEAYDFDDGYDYDGF
- the LOC102618916 gene encoding uncharacterized protein LOC102618916 isoform X2, giving the protein MVWCSSCARHVTGHRPYDSQLCCDRCGKVLEDHNFSTEATFVKNAAGQSQLSGNFVRTIQSEYGASRERLMEKAFDDMRQMKNALNIGESDEIVHVAKRFYGIAVARNFTKGRRTEQVQASCLYLACRQKSKPFLLIDFSNYLNINVYELGAVYLQLCQVLYIADESNVLKQVDPSIFLHKFTDRLLPGGNKKVCDTARDILASMKRDWITTGRKPSGLCGAALYVSALTHGLKFSKSDIVKIVHICEATLMKRLIEFENTDSGSLTIEDFMARKKELHEGVAANLPNNGPKVSGMNEVLCKHKDTGKPFACGLCRSCYEEFMTISEGLEGGADPPAFQVAERERMVKASAEENSSFERESDSPFMSRVDKVQSPEPERVPENGTTQTASNEGEGDHTKTPGVDATTEASDGSDNFSDIDDFEVDGYLHNEEEKHYKKIIWEEMNREYLEEQAAKEAAAAAAKAALEASYKNCPEGLQAAQELAAAAAAAVAKSRKEKQQKRAAEAKNSGPAQTALEATRRMLTKKRLSSKINYDVLEKLFDDSVTSENPKKKRTDSHSDYDDKFPNNGKKEHESEDLGPEGDFDANGDVGEAYENELDYGNVDEAYDFDDGYDYDGF
- the LOC102618916 gene encoding uncharacterized protein LOC102618916 isoform X3, whose translation is MEKAFDDMRQMKNALNIGESDEIVHVAKRFYGIAVARNFTKGRRTEQVQASCLYLACRQKSKPFLLIDFSNYLNINVYELGAVYLQLCQVLYIADESNVLKQVDPSIFLHKFTDRLLPGGNKKVCDTARDILASMKRDWITTGRKPSGLCGAALYVSALTHGLKFSKSDIVKIVHICEATLMKRLIEFENTDSGSLTIEDFMARKKELHEGVAANLPNNGPKVSGMNEVLCKHKDTGKPFACGLCRSCYEEFMTISEGLEGGADPPAFQVAERERMVKASAEENSSFERESDSPFMSRVDKVQSPEPESIGVPENGTTQTASNEGEGDHTKTPGVDATTEASDGSDNFSDIDDFEVDGYLHNEEEKHYKKIIWEEMNREYLEEQAAKEAAAAAAKAALEASYKNCPEGLQAAQELAAAAAAAVAKSRKEKQQKRAAEAKNSGPAQTALEATRRMLTKKRLSSKINYDVLEKLFDDSVTSENPKKKRTDSHSDYDDKFPNNGKKEHESEDLGPEGDFDANGDVGEAYENELDYGNVDEAYDFDDGYDYDGF